One Thermofilum sp. genomic window carries:
- a CDS encoding 50S ribosomal protein L21e yields MRHSKGYRNRGRKVLRHHPRERGYRGLSRLMYQYSIGDYVVIDIDPTFVETAPHRRYQGLVGRVVEKRGRAYVIEVRVGGKVKKVITTPDHIIPHKPAAAQ; encoded by the coding sequence TTGCGGCACTCGAAAGGTTACAGAAACCGGGGAAGGAAAGTCCTAAGGCACCACCCGAGGGAGAGAGGTTACCGCGGGTTGAGCAGGCTGATGTACCAGTACTCGATAGGCGACTACGTGGTCATCGACATCGACCCGACCTTCGTGGAAACAGCCCCCCACAGAAGGTACCAGGGCCTCGTGGGCCGCGTAGTTGAGAAGAGGGGGCGGGCCTACGTGATCGAGGTTAGGGTAGGTGGTAAGGTCAAGAAAGTCATCACCACGCCGGACCACATCATCCCCCACAAACCGGCCGCTGCTCAGTGA
- a CDS encoding 30S ribosomal protein S30e gives MPSHGSLTKAGKVRNATPKIPPKPKKNLFPRRRNERNYRRRILYAQSSEV, from the coding sequence ATGCCGTCCCACGGGAGCCTCACAAAAGCGGGAAAAGTCAGGAACGCTACTCCCAAGATCCCTCCGAAGCCCAAAAAGAACCTATTCCCGAGAAGGAGGAACGAGAGGAACTATAGAAGGCGTATTCTCTACGCGCAGTCTTCGGAGGTCTAA
- a CDS encoding ribonuclease III family protein, whose amino-acid sequence MKLAKLGDAYVNFLVSAALTLHEGKPVGTKVSGKILAVTYARSQLAEKCVKVRGVEKAEVVEALLGYAWLGGILDAERGIRKLAELLRKGYTLEDGLVELVNSVVSGFDEVKVEV is encoded by the coding sequence TTGAAGCTCGCTAAGCTGGGCGACGCTTACGTAAACTTCCTCGTCTCCGCAGCGCTGACCCTCCACGAAGGGAAGCCCGTAGGCACGAAAGTTTCCGGCAAAATCCTGGCGGTAACCTACGCGCGGTCGCAGCTAGCGGAAAAATGCGTGAAAGTCAGAGGAGTCGAGAAAGCTGAGGTTGTCGAGGCTCTCCTCGGCTACGCCTGGCTCGGCGGCATTCTCGATGCAGAAAGAGGCATTCGAAAGCTAGCGGAGCTGCTGAGGAAAGGGTACACGCTGGAGGACGGGCTCGTGGAGCTGGTGAACTCGGTAGTCTCGGGATTCGACGAAGTGAAGGTCGAGGTTTAG
- a CDS encoding RpoL/Rpb11 RNA polymerase subunit family protein: MSLQVEVVSYAKDRLEVRLRGEGHTILNMLVDELNSDPRVTAAYRIEHPLVDVAYLFIATDGSKTPLDALTEAAVRLHEKIEALKKQLEAGFPHLER, encoded by the coding sequence ATGAGCCTGCAAGTCGAGGTCGTCAGCTACGCTAAGGACAGGCTTGAAGTGCGCCTTCGCGGTGAGGGGCACACAATACTCAACATGCTTGTTGACGAGCTAAACAGTGATCCTAGAGTGACCGCTGCCTACAGAATTGAGCACCCGCTAGTTGACGTAGCGTACCTGTTCATCGCTACTGACGGCAGCAAGACTCCGCTCGACGCTTTAACGGAGGCAGCGGTCAGGCTTCACGAGAAGATAGAGGCGCTTAAAAAGCAGCTGGAAGCAGGCTTCCCCCATCTGGAGCGGTAA
- a CDS encoding class I SAM-dependent methyltransferase produces the protein MSGTVPAVPFVPSPPELIRYALKLANLQPGELLLEPGCGDGRTLVIAAKEFKARAVGIEIRKDLFELAMKNVTTAGVDDKVLLIHGSFYEVKFPPADVVFLYLLTSVNEKLRPKLFMELKPTTRIVSHDFEIVGWKPVKVETFYEGGRSHKIYYYVVGESARGLV, from the coding sequence GTGAGCGGAACCGTCCCCGCGGTCCCCTTCGTGCCCAGCCCGCCGGAGCTCATACGCTACGCTCTGAAGCTGGCGAACCTTCAACCGGGAGAGCTGCTCCTCGAGCCCGGCTGCGGCGATGGCCGCACACTTGTCATAGCGGCAAAGGAGTTTAAAGCCAGAGCTGTAGGAATAGAGATACGTAAAGACCTCTTCGAGCTTGCGATGAAGAATGTTACTACAGCCGGTGTGGATGATAAAGTCCTCCTCATTCACGGAAGCTTCTACGAGGTGAAGTTCCCCCCAGCAGATGTCGTCTTCCTCTACCTTTTAACGAGCGTGAACGAAAAGCTTAGGCCAAAGCTGTTCATGGAGTTAAAGCCAACAACGCGGATTGTCTCTCATGATTTCGAGATCGTGGGGTGGAAACCGGTCAAAGTGGAGACGTTCTACGAAGGCGGGCGATCGCATAAAATATACTACTACGTGGTCGGTGAGAGCGCAAGGGGTTTAGTATGA
- a CDS encoding Lrp/AsnC ligand binding domain-containing protein: MISGESSKVKLTEKQMELLRFLFNRSKPLRVHTVELSQRKISSELGISRQALNIHLRRLRELKFVRTGRGFIDVTDRALSYLGRQEGEAFIFLRLDPPKRLQAYDTLKKLPVDKVFRVTGDIDVIIQVSQSVLDEVLNTINTLDGVRETRTYVVIETLK, encoded by the coding sequence ATGATTAGCGGGGAGTCTAGCAAAGTTAAGTTAACCGAGAAGCAGATGGAGCTGCTCAGGTTTCTCTTCAACAGGAGTAAGCCTTTAAGAGTTCACACGGTCGAGCTGAGCCAGAGGAAGATTTCCAGCGAGCTTGGCATATCGAGGCAAGCCCTCAACATTCACTTGCGGAGGCTCCGCGAGCTGAAGTTTGTGAGAACTGGCAGAGGCTTTATAGATGTAACAGATCGCGCCCTAAGCTACTTGGGCAGGCAGGAGGGAGAGGCTTTCATCTTTCTGCGCCTGGACCCTCCTAAGCGGCTGCAGGCTTACGATACTCTGAAGAAGCTTCCCGTGGACAAGGTCTTCAGAGTCACTGGAGATATTGACGTCATCATCCAGGTCTCGCAGTCCGTTCTCGACGAGGTGCTCAACACCATTAACACGCTGGATGGTGTGAGGGAGACGAGAACCTACGTGGTTATAGAGACTTTGAAGTGA
- the cca gene encoding CCA tRNA nucleotidyltransferase: protein MRLEDCLREISERLEPSVEEKTRLEREATRVTEALWRALELAGRRTQVSSIELQGSFARDTWLPGDVDIDIFLLFEKGVGLETLQETTRIVSRLAAEELGASLQVRYASHPYYVLKLESIEVEVVPAYKTSSPAELISPVDRTPHHTAFIRSALSENPQLKADIRLFKKLLKNIGVYGAETWVGGFSGFLAEILVVHYGGLVPLLRAAAGWKPGKTFIPEGVGEEKFRGAPLVVLDPVDPVRNAAAAVSQEAMLKLIAVARLATLKEELLCCFLEPPELAPDDALLQSSPESRSFLFIAAEAPPGMPLDAAKGKLARILRKLRRALEREGFTVYRQRLIETANSPLLALELESGELPQFKKHLGPPVWSPNSISFLEKWVSRGSGPYVEGKRWVVVAPRKTRRAEDVVSRVLSSYEGVRWELLDLGQVVERCRTREDRRKLYSWLTGVEEWMLCLQK, encoded by the coding sequence TTGAGGCTCGAGGATTGCCTACGCGAGATCTCTGAGAGGCTTGAACCGTCCGTAGAGGAGAAGACCCGGTTGGAGAGAGAGGCCACTAGAGTGACAGAGGCACTCTGGAGGGCCCTAGAGCTTGCTGGTCGCAGGACTCAGGTCTCTTCTATCGAGCTGCAAGGATCTTTTGCAAGAGATACCTGGCTGCCCGGGGATGTTGACATTGACATCTTCCTTCTTTTCGAGAAGGGAGTGGGGTTGGAGACGCTGCAGGAAACCACGAGGATTGTTTCCCGGTTAGCTGCAGAAGAGTTGGGTGCAAGCCTCCAAGTAAGGTATGCATCGCACCCCTACTACGTGCTTAAGCTTGAGAGCATAGAGGTCGAGGTCGTTCCGGCGTACAAGACCTCCTCCCCTGCTGAGTTGATAAGCCCCGTAGACAGGACGCCGCACCACACAGCATTCATCCGCAGTGCCCTCTCCGAGAATCCCCAGCTCAAAGCAGATATCAGGCTGTTCAAGAAACTTCTCAAGAATATAGGCGTATATGGCGCTGAGACTTGGGTGGGAGGATTCTCAGGCTTTCTCGCGGAAATTCTGGTAGTGCACTACGGCGGCCTAGTACCTCTTCTTCGAGCAGCTGCCGGGTGGAAGCCGGGAAAAACGTTCATACCGGAGGGCGTTGGAGAGGAGAAGTTTAGGGGTGCACCGCTCGTAGTCCTCGACCCAGTAGATCCTGTGAGAAACGCCGCGGCAGCAGTCTCCCAGGAGGCGATGCTCAAGCTGATCGCGGTAGCGAGGCTGGCTACCCTTAAAGAAGAGTTACTGTGCTGTTTCCTGGAGCCGCCCGAGCTAGCCCCCGATGATGCGCTGCTGCAGAGCTCACCGGAGAGCAGATCCTTCCTCTTCATAGCCGCTGAGGCTCCTCCAGGGATGCCGCTCGACGCTGCGAAAGGTAAGCTCGCGCGCATTCTGCGGAAGCTTCGAAGAGCTCTAGAGAGGGAGGGGTTCACTGTGTACAGGCAAAGGCTTATCGAGACTGCGAATAGCCCCCTGCTCGCCCTAGAGCTGGAGAGCGGGGAGCTGCCGCAGTTCAAGAAGCACCTTGGCCCCCCGGTGTGGAGCCCCAACTCCATCTCTTTTCTAGAGAAATGGGTTTCGCGCGGCAGCGGCCCCTACGTAGAGGGGAAACGCTGGGTAGTCGTTGCCCCCCGGAAGACGCGCAGAGCCGAGGATGTCGTCAGCAGGGTTCTTAGTAGCTACGAGGGAGTAAGGTGGGAGCTCTTAGATCTCGGCCAGGTCGTTGAGCGGTGTCGCACGAGAGAGGATAGGAGGAAGCTGTACTCTTGGCTCACGGGTGTTGAGGAGTGGATGCTGTGCCTTCAGAAATAG
- the thpR gene encoding RNA 2',3'-cyclic phosphodiesterase → MRRTGELLRVFVAVKVDNPLVVGRVSQIQQDLGRAGLRAKFVEPENLHITLRFIGEVPQAGVELLRQKLAGIRYKPFTMLLKGVGGFPTMSSPRVLWLGVEKGALQLEELARAVNRVVNSLKLGKEEPEERFTPHLTIARLKGPLTPEARKILAGLSEAVLGEQPVDCFYLLRSTLTPSGPIYTTIEKYALTES, encoded by the coding sequence ATGAGGAGGACAGGGGAGCTTCTGAGAGTATTCGTAGCAGTGAAAGTTGACAACCCGCTAGTAGTGGGTAGGGTCTCTCAGATACAACAGGATCTGGGGAGAGCCGGGCTGAGAGCTAAGTTCGTGGAGCCCGAGAACCTTCACATAACTCTCAGGTTTATAGGGGAGGTACCTCAGGCCGGCGTTGAGCTGCTTAGGCAGAAGCTAGCCGGTATTAGGTACAAGCCGTTCACCATGCTCTTGAAGGGGGTGGGCGGCTTCCCCACAATGTCGTCCCCAAGAGTGCTGTGGCTTGGAGTTGAGAAAGGTGCTCTGCAACTCGAGGAATTAGCCCGAGCAGTTAACAGGGTAGTGAATTCTCTCAAGCTCGGTAAGGAGGAGCCTGAGGAGCGGTTCACGCCGCACTTGACTATAGCCAGGCTTAAGGGACCGCTGACACCCGAAGCCAGGAAGATTCTCGCAGGGCTCTCGGAGGCAGTGCTTGGGGAACAGCCGGTAGACTGCTTCTACCTTTTAAGAAGCACTTTAACCCCCAGTGGGCCCATCTACACGACGATCGAGAAGTATGCGCTCACCGAGAGCTGA
- a CDS encoding ATP/GTP-binding protein produces the protein MHLLVFAIGPAGSGKSTFTAQFRDWLATQNIPVTTLNLDPAVEELAYLPDIDIREYVFVRNVQEKYKLGPNGAIIASVDLSVEYLGEVSRQIDEAPDGYILVDTPGQMEIFMYRQSGEIIAETLCESGRRCAAAVILDATISLSPSDFISQVFLAASSFYRLNLPTIALVNKVDMLSPEDREKLEEWISNIVSLEEHLLWAQSARLSSFTSSVLRVLHDFMQLVPFIPVSSRTSENFETVYYFLQQIYMGGEDFSAPAEVDGV, from the coding sequence ATGCATTTACTAGTTTTCGCCATAGGACCTGCAGGCTCCGGCAAGTCTACTTTCACTGCACAGTTCAGAGACTGGTTAGCCACTCAAAACATACCTGTGACGACCTTAAACTTGGATCCCGCGGTAGAGGAGCTCGCGTACCTACCCGACATAGACATTAGGGAGTATGTTTTCGTGAGGAATGTTCAGGAGAAGTACAAGCTCGGGCCCAACGGCGCGATAATCGCGTCGGTGGACCTTTCAGTAGAGTACCTAGGCGAAGTGAGCAGGCAGATTGACGAGGCACCGGACGGGTACATTCTCGTGGATACGCCCGGCCAGATGGAGATATTCATGTACAGGCAGAGCGGGGAGATAATAGCTGAAACTCTCTGCGAGAGCGGGAGGCGCTGTGCTGCTGCTGTAATTCTGGATGCGACGATATCGCTTTCACCCTCGGATTTCATCTCCCAGGTTTTCCTGGCAGCATCATCCTTCTATAGGCTCAACCTCCCGACGATAGCTCTGGTGAACAAAGTTGACATGCTTTCTCCAGAAGACAGGGAGAAGCTTGAAGAGTGGATCTCCAACATAGTGTCTCTCGAGGAGCACTTGCTCTGGGCGCAGTCCGCCAGGCTGAGCTCTTTCACGAGCTCAGTTCTCAGAGTTCTCCACGACTTCATGCAGCTCGTTCCCTTCATCCCCGTCTCCTCGAGGACCTCGGAGAACTTTGAAACCGTGTACTACTTCCTTCAGCAGATCTACATGGGGGGCGAGGACTTTAGCGCGCCAGCCGAAGTCGATGGTGTTTAG
- a CDS encoding orotidine 5'-phosphate decarboxylase / HUMPS family protein, with protein MAATYVIAMNQRRSVIQVAIDVTEEREALKIAGLIHESCKTGRISPSDVIIEAGTPLIKTAGVGILSKLKIAAPGIPLLADMKTADVGKLEASLAYEHGADYTTVLAVAPLSTVRAVIEAAAERKKGVSIDFLGLTPHAARSKLEEILKEIEAGGVEPAKVIVSFHRGIDEGAAHPSFFQELSSLVNLVRSRAPGVRVSIAGGLTPELKRTIESHFKPDIYVVGRYITSSPSAEKLLEFVG; from the coding sequence GTGGCTGCCACCTACGTTATCGCTATGAACCAGAGAAGGTCTGTAATCCAGGTTGCTATCGATGTTACAGAAGAAAGGGAGGCTCTCAAGATAGCAGGGCTCATTCACGAGAGCTGCAAGACCGGAAGGATATCCCCGAGCGACGTGATCATCGAAGCAGGGACTCCGCTCATCAAAACAGCGGGCGTAGGCATCCTGTCTAAGCTGAAAATAGCGGCCCCTGGAATCCCCCTCTTAGCCGACATGAAAACAGCTGACGTAGGGAAACTCGAAGCATCTCTCGCTTACGAGCATGGAGCCGACTACACTACAGTGCTTGCTGTAGCGCCGTTGAGCACGGTGCGCGCTGTTATCGAGGCGGCTGCAGAGAGAAAGAAAGGAGTCTCAATAGATTTCCTAGGCTTAACGCCGCACGCAGCTAGGAGTAAGCTCGAGGAAATTCTGAAAGAGATCGAGGCAGGAGGCGTCGAGCCGGCGAAGGTGATCGTCAGCTTCCACAGAGGGATAGACGAGGGGGCCGCCCACCCCTCCTTCTTCCAGGAGCTGTCTTCCCTTGTGAACCTTGTGAGATCCAGGGCTCCAGGCGTCAGAGTCTCCATAGCTGGCGGTCTCACGCCGGAGCTAAAGCGCACTATCGAGTCTCACTTCAAGCCTGATATTTACGTAGTTGGGAGGTACATCACCTCCTCCCCTTCAGCCGAGAAGCTTTTAGAGTTTGTCGGGTAA
- a CDS encoding arginine--tRNA ligase gives MSVGSLPPRNPLGVLLDQVRGFLLEGLREGGIPVEETAIEVRRERRAFGDVSAQLSKVCAQAGKSIEELVSVLSPRRLPSMLAAYSAKNTFLNFTVNLKDYSKLVESSIFFYGDEYGSVPSGKRLKIIVEHTSANPIHPLHIGHLRNAILGDALARLLRSRGHEVYTHFYVDDVGLQVTFAALGYKVAGSYEKGKPDHFVGDVYTMVNLLLELEKLKSELRSTRDPSRVAEINAKISEYTARLHEYSRKHPEAFNKLVDEVGRLGQDIERAARSLGERYENFEEDAVKAIRSVVERCLAGIKQTLDRLSIHFDSWDWESEITVWSGATQRVIEKLVKTGLVETRDGALVFRADLLASDAEVRKKAGIAEGLVVTPMTLTRSDGTTLYVTRDIAYSEWKLARADLVVNVIAAEQTLAQAQLRLALFALGYEDIGSRLVHYSHEMVSLPGVRMSSRRGVYISADSLIDEAVSRAKAEIEKRGLGTHEDAERVGIGALKFYFLSSSPSKVLTFSWERVLDFEQNSGPFVQYSYVRAAGILQKAAEQGYDLEKVSLIDAGEEERGVLLLLGDFPDVVSRSADQLRPDMVASYLNQLAVEFNRYYDTCPVLRAPTESKVVTRLALVRMVGIVLRNGLRLLGIEPPKRM, from the coding sequence ATGTCTGTGGGTAGCTTGCCGCCGAGGAACCCTTTAGGCGTTCTGCTAGACCAGGTGAGAGGCTTCTTACTCGAGGGGCTACGCGAGGGAGGAATCCCGGTAGAGGAAACTGCGATTGAAGTGCGCAGAGAGAGGCGAGCTTTCGGAGACGTTTCCGCGCAGCTTTCCAAAGTTTGCGCACAAGCAGGTAAGAGTATTGAGGAGCTGGTGAGCGTTCTCAGCCCTCGGCGGCTGCCGAGCATGCTTGCCGCGTATTCTGCTAAGAACACGTTCCTCAACTTCACTGTGAACTTGAAGGATTACTCAAAGCTTGTCGAGTCTTCGATCTTCTTCTACGGTGACGAGTACGGAAGCGTGCCCAGCGGGAAGAGGCTGAAGATAATCGTCGAGCACACTAGCGCGAACCCCATACACCCCCTTCACATCGGCCACCTGAGAAACGCTATTCTCGGTGACGCCCTGGCGAGGCTCCTCCGCAGCAGGGGGCACGAAGTGTACACCCACTTTTACGTAGACGACGTCGGGCTGCAGGTGACTTTCGCGGCGCTCGGCTACAAGGTCGCCGGCTCCTACGAGAAGGGGAAGCCAGACCATTTCGTCGGTGATGTGTACACAATGGTTAACCTCCTCCTCGAGCTGGAGAAACTGAAGAGCGAGCTGCGCTCAACACGAGACCCGAGCCGCGTTGCGGAGATAAACGCGAAGATATCGGAGTATACTGCCAGGCTTCACGAGTACAGCAGGAAGCATCCCGAAGCTTTCAACAAGCTAGTGGACGAGGTGGGGCGGCTCGGCCAGGACATTGAGCGTGCAGCCAGAAGCCTCGGCGAGAGGTACGAGAATTTTGAGGAGGATGCGGTTAAAGCTATCAGGAGTGTCGTCGAGAGGTGCCTGGCCGGGATCAAGCAGACTCTCGACCGGCTGAGTATACACTTCGACAGCTGGGATTGGGAAAGCGAGATCACCGTCTGGAGCGGGGCTACTCAGAGAGTAATTGAGAAGCTGGTGAAGACCGGTCTGGTCGAGACGCGCGACGGCGCTCTCGTGTTTAGGGCTGATCTCTTGGCTTCCGACGCCGAGGTCCGCAAGAAAGCGGGCATCGCTGAGGGGTTGGTTGTCACGCCGATGACTTTGACACGCTCCGACGGTACCACTCTCTACGTTACACGCGATATCGCCTACTCCGAGTGGAAGCTAGCTAGAGCAGACCTGGTGGTGAACGTTATCGCCGCAGAGCAGACACTTGCTCAGGCTCAGCTCAGGCTCGCGCTCTTCGCTCTGGGGTACGAGGATATCGGTAGCAGACTGGTTCACTACTCCCACGAGATGGTGAGCCTGCCGGGCGTTAGGATGTCGAGCAGGAGAGGGGTTTACATCTCAGCGGATAGCCTCATAGACGAGGCTGTAAGCAGGGCTAAAGCGGAGATCGAGAAACGGGGTCTCGGAACCCATGAGGATGCTGAGCGTGTGGGGATCGGTGCTCTGAAGTTTTACTTCCTCAGCTCGTCCCCCTCTAAAGTGCTGACGTTCTCCTGGGAGAGGGTTCTCGACTTCGAACAAAACAGCGGGCCTTTCGTTCAGTACTCTTACGTTAGAGCTGCAGGCATACTGCAGAAGGCTGCCGAGCAGGGGTATGACCTCGAGAAGGTGAGCCTAATCGATGCAGGGGAGGAAGAGCGCGGTGTTCTGCTGCTATTGGGAGACTTCCCGGATGTTGTCTCCAGGTCGGCTGACCAGCTGAGACCAGACATGGTCGCCTCTTACCTCAACCAGTTGGCGGTCGAGTTCAACAGGTACTACGATACCTGCCCGGTACTCAGGGCTCCAACCGAGAGTAAGGTTGTCACCCGGCTGGCACTAGTTAGGATGGTGGGTATAGTTCTCCGCAACGGTCTCCGCCTGCTGGGGATAGAACCCCCCAAGCGGATGTAA
- a CDS encoding methyltransferase domain-containing protein, whose translation MCTASGRGYRFTERRGVVLTPKSAELLLSREGVFRVPVDFGTRYVEALSSGEEATLAVGSVAVSLRRELLERTLKAEKLLFVSPQEAYFLEVRANRYYKLKYLGEGVAPTVEIDGIHMHNIVGTDPLSDARRKVALIGVREGQRVLDVCTGLGYTAIVSASRGAEVTSIELDVNVLWLAEHNPFSRGLSRVEILLGNAYDVLDGLEDQSFDAVVHDPPTFAFAGELYGLDFYGKLYRVMKPGARLFHYTGAPGKHRGVDVQKGVAARLRAAGFRVERVIKEYGIVAAKPP comes from the coding sequence ATGTGCACAGCATCAGGGAGGGGTTACCGGTTCACCGAGCGCAGAGGAGTTGTTCTGACGCCGAAATCTGCCGAGCTCCTCCTCTCGAGGGAAGGAGTCTTCAGAGTACCCGTTGACTTCGGCACAAGGTACGTGGAGGCTCTCTCTAGCGGAGAAGAGGCGACGCTGGCTGTGGGGAGCGTAGCTGTGAGCTTGAGAAGAGAGTTGCTCGAGCGCACCCTAAAGGCTGAGAAGCTTCTCTTCGTCAGCCCTCAGGAGGCGTATTTTCTCGAAGTTCGAGCCAACCGGTACTACAAGCTCAAGTACCTTGGGGAAGGCGTAGCCCCTACTGTCGAGATCGATGGTATCCACATGCACAACATTGTCGGCACAGATCCTCTGAGCGATGCGCGGAGAAAAGTAGCGCTAATCGGGGTGAGAGAGGGGCAGAGAGTGCTTGACGTATGCACAGGTCTCGGCTACACGGCGATCGTTTCAGCTTCACGCGGAGCAGAAGTAACGAGCATCGAGCTCGATGTCAACGTCTTGTGGCTTGCGGAGCACAACCCTTTCTCTCGAGGTCTTTCGAGGGTCGAAATATTGCTGGGCAACGCCTACGATGTTCTCGACGGGCTGGAGGATCAAAGCTTCGATGCCGTAGTTCACGATCCTCCTACCTTCGCTTTCGCCGGCGAGCTGTACGGCCTAGACTTTTACGGGAAGCTCTACAGAGTCATGAAGCCTGGTGCTCGACTGTTCCATTACACCGGTGCTCCGGGGAAGCACCGCGGGGTGGATGTTCAGAAAGGCGTGGCGGCAAGGCTCCGCGCCGCCGGCTTTAGGGTAGAGAGAGTTATCAAAGAGTATGGTAT